GTTGGAGAACCATCATCTAGCAGTTGGTTTCAAGCTCCTACAAGAGGAGAACTGTGACATCTTCCAAAACTTGaccaaaaaacaaagacaatcaCTGCGAAAGATGGTCATTGACATCGTAAGTGAAAAGATTTACATCTCTTCTATTAAGTTTAGACTAACAGATATATTATACTGGTCATTATATAGCGTAcattaaacacttttttaaaatatgacatttcatttgataaaaaatgCTCCCTGTATGTTTTAGACTGAATACTAATGGCTTGTTTCTGGGTGTCCTAAGGTGCTAGCAACAGACATGTCGAAGCACATGAATCTACTGGCTGATCTGAAAACTATGGTGGAAACCAAGAAGGTGACCAGCTCTGGTGTCCTGTTGCTGGATAACTACTCTGACAGGATACAGGTCAGAATAACAACAAGATTCATATCATTGTGCTTTTGACTTTTATGTACatcaaaaataattgtttgctCCTCTTGAAGATTCTGCAACACTTGTGTTTCTGAATGGTTTTCACCAGGTCATGTGACACAGTAATATGAGagcttcctccattttggactCCCTCAGTTCTCTCAAAGTTCTGGTTTCAATTGGTCTAAGGAACAAATTTGTTGCATCAAAGTTCATCCTGATATTTAGCTGTTGTAAATGATGCTGTGACCACACCCTTACGCTTCAGCCTACCCTCTATCATGGAACATATGTCACCGTATTTTTGACCTTTGTTGTTTCTTATACTCAGGTTCTCCAGAATATGGTGCACTGTGCAGACCTGAGCAACCCTACTAAGCCTCTCCAGCTGTACCGGCAGTGGACGGGGCGCATCATGGAGGAGTTCTTCAGCcagggtgacagagagagggagaggggcaTGGACATCAGCGCCATGTGTGACAAACACAATGCCTCAGTAGAAAAGAGCCAGGTAATGAGCACAGGCGCtcaaatgtactgtacacacacacgcatactgTGCTTAGACACACACTGGATGACCTATTTTTCCCCCACTTGCATCCTGTAGGTTGGTTTCATAGACTATATCGTTCACCCTTTGTGGGAGACGTGGGCTGACCTGGTTCATCCGGATGCCCAGGACATCCTTGACACGTTGGAAGACAACAGGGAGTGGTACCAAAGCACCATCCCCCAAAGTCCCTCTCCTGCGCTGGACGAGGCTGAGGACGGCACTCGACCCCCAGGAGGGGACAAGTTCCAATTTGAGCTCACCCTGGAGGAGGACGGGGAGTCGGACACTGAGAAAGACAGCGGCAGCCagccggaggaggaggaagaagaggaggaggaagaggaggacaacaGCTGTACTGACTCTAAAACACTCTGTACGCAGGACTCTGAATCAACAGAGATTCCTTTGGACGAACAGGTGGgggaggacgaagaggaggaggtagcagaggagggggagacgCCCTGCTCACAACCATGTGTAGTGGAGGAAGAGgtagcagaggaggaggaggacgatgaggagaaagagaaatcCCCTGACACATAGCAGTTTATAGACAGCACCTGATTAACTGTTCTTCTTAGTAATGACAGATGATTATTTATAGAATATTTTTTGGGTTTTGTggagtctgtctgtgttttttatacATCTATGTTTATGGTTCCAAAGCGTGCGCTGCTCCCCACCTTGGCCACTCCTCCTGTCAGCTTTGTTCAGACACGCCCACCGGTACTTCTTCAAATTTTTTTGCACTCAGGAAAACTCCTTTCCATTCCCATTTGTGCTGAAGTGGTGTGTCTTTATTTCACTTCTACACCTCCCCCTTTATAAGCTTAAGTTTAGGACATGGATGAACAGTTCACAGTCTGCTCAGTGCTGTTCGCATGATACACAATATCAccttttccttccctctgctTCGTCCCAGCCTGAAAGTTTagcagtgtttctgtgtttaatcaAGTGCCCATACTCTACAGAGACGGTTATTGGTGTGTTCAAGGAGAATTTCCCTCTCGGTTAGGTCATATCCTCCCCGCTACCAATTGCAAGGCATGTTATTCTGCCGTTCTGCTGAAAACCTGATGGGACGCCGCAGCACACTGGGGAGCTTTCCAAACACATCTCTGATGTGGAAGTCTTCCTCGAAAACCTGACTGACACGAAGCTCAAATCTAAACAGCCATGATGCTGTCctagaaatttttttttattgtactgtatgtaagatTGAAATATTTTCTAGAATTTACTTTTGCAATCCTAGGATTCCTTTTGTTAGCAAAGAAGATGAGAGATTTTTTGCAAACCAATGGGGAGAAATGAGTGAcaggttttcagtgtttcaaagCTGGGTAACATTAGGAGTGTTCTGAGGTGTTTGCACTTGCTCCAATAGCATTTATACTTCTATTCCCATGCCACTATACTCATATTTGGTTATTCCTGTGAGTAGAAATTTGGAATTAATTCATAACTATTATTTCCGGTGAGAGTTTTCACTGAGAAGGGAGCAGAAACCTGAAGACTTATGCTTTACTCTCATTGAAATTGTTTGTGACGTGGATGACgcctttacatttttattattgttgccTGCAGTTCTTTTGAACACATTCTGAGACAATGCAATGCTTTGTAGTTGATACAAAAAGCACCTTTTTTTTAGACGCTTGATTAGTGATCCGAGTATACAGAAATAGTAATGGTGTTAAAAAATTACTGGATGATTTTATACCAATGTTATGAAAGCCTTCTTTTATTTCCttgcacattttgtttgatGTACACATCACCAACAGCTGCATACCTGCTTGTCTACAGCCacttcattttctgttaatctctatgaatttttttttttttttttttattttgccatcACAACATTAAACCCAGttgctgtctttgttttggacaAGACAATCAGCACCGTTGCGTAGTCATCAGATAAGACTATCCTTTACGTAGATACTCTAATGCACTGATATATTCATATATCAccactttaatgtttttaatatgttgaaACTCGCCAAAACACTCACTCATGCATACTTAGGCTTGAACAATGCTGTCTTACACCTCGGCCAAGAGTCTCTTCCTTTTTCCATGTTTCTATCGTTTTTCACTTTACACCTAATGCTATTATTTATTggtatatttttctatttgttgaGTTGTTTTTGCAATATAAAGGTGgtacagtaaatatttaactGTAGCATAGACCACAGTACAGGCTTGCCAGTTACAATACccaaatatacttttttttctgtgtacataaaatatagaaaatcaacaaaaggaaaaaaaaaacaaaa
This genomic window from Seriola aureovittata isolate HTS-2021-v1 ecotype China chromosome 5, ASM2101889v1, whole genome shotgun sequence contains:
- the pde4d gene encoding cAMP-specific 3',5'-cyclic phosphodiesterase 4D isoform X5, with amino-acid sequence MPEANYLLSVSWGYIKFKRMLNRELTHLSEMSRSGNQVSEFISSTFLDKQHEVEMPSPQTQKEKEKKNKPMSQISGVKKLQHSSSLTNSNIPRFGVKTETEDELAKELEHVNKWGLNVFKISEFSGNRPLTVMMYTIFQERDLLKTFKIPLDTFITYLMTLEDHYHGDVAYHNNIHAADVTQSTHVLLSTPALEAVFTDLEILAAIFASAIHDVDHPGVSNQFLINTNSELALMYNDSSVLENHHLAVGFKLLQEENCDIFQNLTKKQRQSLRKMVIDIVLATDMSKHMNLLADLKTMVETKKVTSSGVLLLDNYSDRIQVLQNMVHCADLSNPTKPLQLYRQWTGRIMEEFFSQGDRERERGMDISAMCDKHNASVEKSQVGFIDYIVHPLWETWADLVHPDAQDILDTLEDNREWYQSTIPQSPSPALDEAEDGTRPPGGDKFQFELTLEEDGESDTEKDSGSQPEEEEEEEEEEEDNSCTDSKTLCTQDSESTEIPLDEQVGEDEEEEVAEEGETPCSQPCVVEEEVAEEEEDDEEKEKSPDT